One region of Triticum aestivum cultivar Chinese Spring chromosome 6B, IWGSC CS RefSeq v2.1, whole genome shotgun sequence genomic DNA includes:
- the LOC123135609 gene encoding catalase isozyme 2: protein MDPCKFRPSSSFDTKTTTTNAGQPVWNDNEALTVGPRGPILLEDYHLLEKIAHFARERIPERVVHARGASAKGFFECTHDVTGLTCADFLRAPGARTPVIVRFSTVIHERGSPETIRDPRGFAVKFYTREGNWDLLGNNFPVFFIRDGIKFPDVIHAFKPNPKSHVQEYWRVFDFLSHHPESLHTFFFLFDDVGIPTDYRHMDGFGVNTYTFVSRAGKAHYVKFHWRPTCGVSCLMDDEATLVGGKNHSHATQDLYDSIDAGNFPEWKLFVQVIDPDDEDRFDFDPLDDTKTWPEDLVPLQPVGRLVLDRNVDNFFNENEQLAFGPGLVVPGIYYSDDKMLQCRVFAYADTQRYRLGPNYLMLPVNAPKCGFKNNHYDGAMNFMHRDEEVDYYPSRHAPLRHAEPASFPVPTRPVVGKREKTRIKKENDFVQPGERYRSWAPDRQDRFVRRFADALARPKVSHELRVIWIDFLSKCDKSCGMKVANRLNVKPSM from the exons ATGGATCCCTGCAAG TTCCGGCCGTCGAGCAGCTTCGACAccaagacgacgacgacgaacgccgGCCAGCCCGTGTGGAACGACAACGAGGCGCTTACCGTCGGCCCCCGCGGCCCCATCCTGCTGGAGGACTACCACCTGCTGGAGAAGATCGCCCACTTCGCGCGCGAGCGCATCCCGGAGCGGGTGGTGCACGCCCGGGGCGCCTCCGCCAAGGGCTTCTTCGAGTGCACCCACGACGTCACCGGCCTCACCTGCGCCGACTTCCTCCGCGCGCCGGGGGCGCGCACGCCCGTCATCGTCCGCTTCTCCACCGTCATCCACGAGCGCGGCTCGCCCGAGACGATCCGCGACCCGCGCGGGTTCGCCGTCAAGTTCTACACGCGCGAGGGCAACTGGGACCTGCTCGGCAACAACTTCCCCGTCTTCTTCATCCGCGACGGCATCAAGTTCCCCGACGTCATCCACGCCTTCAAGCCCAACCCCAAGTCCCACGTGCAGGAGTACTGGCGCGTCTTCGACTTCCTCTCCCACCACCCCGAGAGCCtccacaccttcttcttcctcttcgacgACGTCGGCATCCCCACCGACTACCGCCATATGGACGGCTTCGGCGTCAACACCTACACCTTCGTCTCCCGCGCCGGCAAGGCCCACTACGTCAAGTTCCACTGGCGCCCCACCTGCGGCGTCAGCTGCCTCATGGACGACGAGGCCACCCTCGTCGGCGGCAAGAACCACAGCCACGCCACCCAGGACCTCTACGACTCCATCGACGCCGGCAACTTCCCCGAGTGGAAGCTCTTCGTGCAGGTCATCGACCCCGACGACGAGGACCGCTTCGACTTCGACCCGCTCGACGACACCAAGACTTGGCCCGAGGACCTCGTCCCCCTCCAGCCCGTGGGACGCCTCGTGCTCGACCGCAACGTCGACAACTTCTTCAACGAGAACGAGCAGCTCGCCTTCGGCCCCGGCCTCGTCGTGCCCGGGATCTACTACTCCGACGACAAGATGCTGCAGTGCAGGGTGTTCGCCTACGCCGACACGCAGCGCTACCGCCTGGGGCCAAACTACCTGATGCTCCCCGTCAACGCGCCCAAGTGCGGCTTCAAGAACAACCACTACGACGGCGCCATGAACTTCATGCACCGGGACGAGGAGGTGGACTACTACCCGTCCCGCCACGCGCCGCTCCGGCACGCCGAGCCGGCCAGCTTCCCCGTGCCGACGCGGCCCGTCGTCGGGAAAAGGGAGAAGACGAGGATCAAGAAGGAGAACGACTTCGTGCAGCCCGGGGAGAGGTACCGCAGCTGGGCGCCCGACCGGCAGGACAGGTTCGTGCGCCGCTTCGCCGACGCGCTCGCCCGCCCCAAGGTCAGCCACGAGCTCCGCGTCATCTGGATCGACTTCCTCTCCAAG TGTGACAAGTCGTGCGGCATGAAGGTGGCCAACCGTCTCAACGTGAAGCCAAGCATGTGA